In Phalacrocorax aristotelis chromosome 6, bGulAri2.1, whole genome shotgun sequence, one DNA window encodes the following:
- the C8B gene encoding complement component C8 beta chain: MGTMVVSNCRWYLGAMSTTCTAFALYPVRLLLLYAVFGILTIHCFGGEKESLDLSGTNRSVANSRWARSVSNLPQPRDCVLSAWSSWSKCDPCQKKRYRFARLEQPSQFNGDPCDYSDKETEDCVTNNPCRNKVRCEGFLCAVTGRCITRRLLCNGDDDCGDQSDEKNCKKVFKKCDQKMEQYWGIENLAKGLNIFTNNLEGLVLDHRYYAGGCSPHYIMDTRFRKPYNVESYMPETKGKYEFTMTEYDSYSNYESSVLKAKASQSSFSFGIKIPGVFELGYNSNDNRFKKFIQRMKRFSSTSSKFIHARSELAVAIYKLKPRGLMLHYEFLQRLHQLPLEYSYGEYRELYRDYGTHYITEATVGGIYEYTLVMNSNELQKAGYSLSDVQKCAQHGFNIGASIVVYLNLGITEAGCKSLLKEIGDSTSKKQYVEDFIVLVRGGASEHVTALAYKDLPTAALMQEWGDAVQYNPEIIKLKAEPLYQLVTPTDFANAMAIKENLRRALDEFQLETSSCRCAPCHSNGIPFLQGTKCECLCPLGYSGTACEISKRKDAAVNGNWGCWASWSPCSGGQRTRRRQCNNPAPQNGGSLCSGPDAETVTC; the protein is encoded by the exons ATGGGAACGATGGTGGTTTCGAATTGCCGATGGTACCTTGGAGCAATGAGCACAACATGCACCGCATTTGCTCTGTACCCTGTCAGGCTGTTGCTGCTTTATGCTGTATTTGGCATCCTAACCATTCATTGCTTTGG TGGTGAAAAGGAGTCCCTTGACCTGAGTGGCACCAACAGGAGTGTGGCTAACAGCAGGTGGGCCCGGTCCGTGAGCAACCTGCCACAGCCCCGCGACTGCGTGCTCTCCGCCTGGTCCTCATGGAGCAAGTGTGATCCCTGTCAGAAGAAGAGG TACAGATTTGCCCGTCTGGAACAACCTTCTCAGTTCAATGGAGATCCGTGTGATTACTCTGACAAAGAAACTGAAGACTGTGTTACAAATAATCCTTGCAGGAATAAAGTTAGATGTGAAGGTTTTCTGTGTGCAGTTACAG GGCGATGCATTACACGGAGGCTGCTTTGTAATGGGGATGATGACTGTGGGGACCAGTCAGATGAAAAGAACTgcaaaaaagtgtttaaaaaatgtgacCAGAAGATGGAGCAATACTGGGGAATAGAGAATCTGGCAAAAGG GTTAAATATCTTCACAAACAACTTGGAAGGATTAGTTCTTGATCACAGGTATTATGCTGGGGGATGTTCTCCCCATTATATCATGGACACAAGATTCAGAAAACCATACAATGTAGAAAGCTATATGCCAGAG aCCAAAGGCAAATATGAATTCACAATGACTGAATATGACTCCTACTCAAATTATGAAAGCAGTGTCCTGAAGGCAAAAGCTTCTCAGTCTAGCTTCAGCTTTGGTATAAAAATACCAGGAGTGTTTGAACTTGGTTACAATTCGAACGACAACAGGTTCAAGAAGTTCATTCAAAGGATGAAAAGATTTTCTTCAACT TCCAGCAAATTCATTCATGCTCGTTCTGAGCTGGCTGTTGCCATTTATAAGCTGAAGCCTCGAGGTCTGATGCTGCATTACGAGTTCCTGCAGAGACTCCATCAGCTCCCGTTAGAGTACAGCTATGGCGAGTACAGGGAGCTCTACAGAGACTACGGGACCCATTACATCACAGAGGCTACCGTCGGTGGCATCTACGAATATACTTTAGTCATGAACAGCAATGAGCTCCAAAAGGCAG GCTATTCTCTGAGCGATGTCCAGAAATGTGCACAGCATGGCTTTAACATTGGTGCAAGTATTGTTGTCTATCTGAACCTTGGAATAACTGAAGCCGGCTGTAAATCCCTTTTAAAAGAGATTGGAG ACAGCACCTCCAAAAAACAGTATGTGGAAGATTTCATCGTCCTCGTTCGTGGCGGAGCAAGTGAACACGTTACCGCATTGGCTTACAAAGACCTGCCGACGGCTGCGCTCATGCAGGAGTGGGGAGATGCTGTACAGTACAACCCTGAAATCATAAAGCTAAAG GCAGAGCCGCTGTATCAGCTGGTGACTCCAACAGATTTTGCTAATGCAAtggcaataaaagaaaatctgcGGCGGGCCCTTGATGAGTTTCAACTGGAGACCAGTTCTTGCCGCTGTGCTCCATGCCACAGCAACGGGATTCCCTTTCTGCAAG GAACCAAGTGTGAATGCTTATGTCCCCTTGGCTACAGTGGCACTGCCTGTGAGATCAGCAAGAGGAAAG aTGCTGCTGTTAATGGAAACTGGGGGTGCTGGGCCAGCTGGTCTCCATGTTCAGGAGGTCAACGAACGAGGAGACGACAGTGCAACAACCCTGCACCGCAAAACGGTGGTTCATTATGCTCAGGGCCAGATGCTGAGACAGTTACTTGCTAG